The genome window ttatttcgaaacacattaaacccactgtaatgaataataaaatttcttttggacttatagccctcaatgatgtacaaaaataaaatgacaggcacaggctcacatcttcaaatctcccaacagggataaacatataagtaggtcacaaaaattacgaagctcacccataagcagagcataataggagaactcacctcaatattcagaaccgaatcaaattaagggaaaatatccttttataacaaatcaggattgtacctgtaacgacatcatctggtgtatcgacctcagccaaatcatagcgattatatcaacgggtcgagtctccacctcttaggctccctctacccgcctgtcctccacccctaactggttgtgccCGTGGAGTATTACCTGCATTGGGGCCTATAGTCTGAGTgatctgataaaatccacccctcccaagtctgggacagactctcataatgtgcctagtatcaccacactcataacaacccctctgaggtagcgattgctcgtactgagtctgtgccggataactggaataaccattataggaatcttGTGTCGGCggtgcattgtaagaacttactggagcactccgagtaaccTGATGTgaggactgagctggccgactggtcgagcctctgctataatgggtcctagttgaagagtaaaatccactaaatcctccagatcttcgagaccttttggcctccttagaatCCCTTTCCATGCCTAAAAGACCCTCAATGTTCTTTGCAATCTCcattacttgttgaaatggagtatcaatttgcaactctcgagccatgcatattttaatatcataatcgagcccctcaatgaatctacagacCCGTTCTCTatctgtaggaa of Nicotiana tomentosiformis chromosome 7, ASM39032v3, whole genome shotgun sequence contains these proteins:
- the LOC138895345 gene encoding uncharacterized protein — encoded protein: MTVLEYAIRFSELARHAPILVPTDRERVCRFIEGLDYDIKICMARELQIDTPFQQVMEIAKNIEGLLGMERDSKEAKRSRRSGGFSGFYSSTRTHYSRGSTSRPAQSSHQVTRSAPVSSYNAPPTQDSYNGYSSYPAQTQYEQSLPQRGCYECGDTRHIMRVCPRLGRGGFYQITQTIGPNAGNTPRAQPVRGGGQAGRGSLRGGDSTR